One Leishmania braziliensis MHOM/BR/75/M2904 complete genome, chromosome 3 DNA segment encodes these proteins:
- a CDS encoding 40S ribosomal protein S19 protein yields MHRSAHTLVCPVYLLQPHLHDDSISTLFTPTLARAGPRRQCFPSARTPLNTLLSPFSKRACTAASYPSMAALKNKIRRIGKRKGATLKDVSAWRWIKTAARHFKQEGKIFVPNCTELIKSSHGRERAPQNPDWYYVRCAAVLRAIYLRPGVGYGGLSKRFGNKKNYGSRPEHTVNSSTGPLHWACKSLTKLGLVEPGAQSGQRLTRKGHKFADSLAFQVQIRKFGQSKV; encoded by the coding sequence ATGCATCGCTCTGCTCACACTCTTGTCTGTCCTGTTTATCTTTTGCAACCTCATCTGCATGACGACTCCATCTCCACCCTTTTCACACCCACTCTTGCCCGCGCCGGTCCGCGTCGCCAATGCTTTCCTTCTGCTCGCACACCACTCAATACACTCCTGTCTCCGTTCTCCAAACGTGCCTGTACAGCAGCATCGTACCCGAGCATGGCTGCTCTGAAGAACAAGATCCGCCGCATCGGCAAGAGGAAGGGCGCAACCCTGAAGGATGTCAGCGCGTGGCGCTGGATCAAGACGGCGGCCCGCCACTTCAAGCAGGAGGGCAAGATCTTTGTGCCGAACTGCACCGAGCTCATCAAGAGCTCCCACGGCCGCGAGCGCGCTCCGCAGAACCCGGACTGGTACTATGTCCGCTGTGCCGCCGTCCTTCGCGCCATCTACCTGCGCCCTGGCGTGGGTTACGGTGGTCTAAGCAAGCGCTTCGGCAACAAGAAGAACTACGGCAGCCGCCCCGAGCACACCGTCAACTCCTCTACCGGTCCTCTCCACTGGGCCTGCAAGTCTCTGACGAAGCTTGGGCTTGTGGAGCCTGGTGCGCAGTCTGGTCAGCGTCTGACCCGCAAGGGTCACAAATTCGCTGATTCCCTGGCTTTTCAGGTCCAGATCCGCAAGTTCGGCCAATCCAAGGTGTGA